The following coding sequences lie in one Candidatus Angelobacter sp. genomic window:
- the rnhC gene encoding ribonuclease HIII, whose amino-acid sequence MKPLTSYTCVLAGLEAGALERYLREHGYEFREVPYARFAADKEKLNVVFYESGKLVVQGKGTQDFVEFVLEPGILKQARLGYETVLNPELLLPRLGVDESGKGDFFGPLCIAGAYVNEAVVKAWKDAGIRDSKNISSDRKIADLAKLIRETPGCVTSVVPIGNEAYNRLYGRMKSVNAILAWGHARVIENLMGQKHRMNPPPVRAISDQFAANKATVANALMGLGREIELIQRHKAEADLAVAAASILARDEFVTRLAALEKQFGVKLPKGASGAVDEAANEFVAKHGTDGLSKVAKMHFRNAFRAQGLPEPPKTEWKPAR is encoded by the coding sequence ATTTCGCGAAGTGCCCTACGCGCGGTTCGCCGCGGACAAGGAGAAACTCAACGTGGTTTTTTACGAGAGCGGCAAATTGGTGGTGCAGGGGAAGGGGACGCAGGACTTCGTCGAGTTCGTGCTCGAACCGGGAATATTGAAACAGGCGCGGCTCGGTTACGAGACCGTGCTGAACCCGGAGCTGCTGCTGCCGCGGCTGGGCGTGGACGAAAGTGGCAAGGGAGATTTTTTCGGGCCGCTGTGCATCGCCGGCGCCTATGTGAACGAGGCGGTGGTGAAGGCATGGAAAGATGCGGGCATTCGCGACTCCAAAAACATCTCCAGCGACCGGAAGATCGCCGATCTGGCGAAACTGATCCGTGAGACCCCCGGTTGCGTGACGAGCGTGGTGCCAATCGGGAACGAGGCCTACAACCGGCTGTACGGCCGGATGAAGAGCGTGAACGCGATCCTGGCGTGGGGCCACGCGCGCGTGATCGAAAATCTGATGGGCCAGAAGCATCGGATGAATCCGCCGCCGGTCCGGGCCATCAGCGACCAGTTCGCCGCGAACAAGGCGACCGTCGCGAACGCTTTGATGGGGTTGGGACGCGAGATTGAACTGATCCAACGGCACAAGGCGGAAGCGGATCTTGCCGTGGCCGCGGCCTCGATTCTTGCCCGTGATGAATTCGTCACGCGCCTCGCGGCGCTGGAGAAACAGTTCGGAGTCAAATTGCCGAAGGGTGCCTCTGGCGCCGTGGACGAAGCCGCCAATGAGTTTGTCGCGAAGCACGGAACGGACGGCCTCAGTAAGGTCGCCAAAATGCACTTTCGAAACGCCTTTCGGGCGCAGGGCCTGCCCGAGCCGCCAAAGACGGAATGGAAGCCGGCGCGTTGA